Proteins from a single region of Anthonomus grandis grandis chromosome 10, icAntGran1.3, whole genome shotgun sequence:
- the LOC126741566 gene encoding high affinity copper uptake protein 1-like: MDNMTQVSHNMDDMDMGGGMAMYFTFSTSATILFKQWKVHTVGGFAGSMVAVFALAFLYQALKFYRSYLLLGAAQIRNKNQASGDVRFTELNIMSKSHLIQTLFHGIQAIISYFLMLIFMTYNGGLCIAVVLGLVCGYFVFGWKISIGDDHCA; the protein is encoded by the exons ATGGATAATATGACCCAGGTGTCCCATAATATGGACGATATGGATATGGGTGGCGGAATGGCTATGTAT TTTACTTTTTCAACTAGTGCCacgattttatttaaacaatggAAAGTTCATACGGTTGGTGGCTTCGCTGGGTCCATGGTTGCCGTGTTTGCTTTGGCGTTTTTATATCAGGCCCTCAAGTTCTATAG atCATATTTACTCCTAGGAGCCGCACAGATCCGTAATAAGAACCAAGCGTCCGGAGATGTTAGATTTACTGA ATTAAACATAATGAGCAAATCCCACCTAATCCAGACCCTGTTTCACGGCATCCAAGCAATTATCAGCTATTTTCTTATGCTGATTTTTATGACTTATAACGGTGGACTCTGTATAGCGGTTGTCTTAGGATTGGTCTGCgggtattttgtttttggatGGAAAATATCGATCGGCGATGACCATTGTGCATAA